The Streptomyces sp. NBC_01268 genome window below encodes:
- a CDS encoding AAA family ATPase: protein MPQPPAPEPGAPSTATEDWWVFRGPAELPEPPPWRRFPASARLPQARRHLMSADEISVVNAALHLRRPLLVTGRPGTGKSSLARAVAEDLGLGEVLRWSVNSRSTLADALYRYDAVGRLREASLQREREPARGAARRLRRRTGAGPDIGNYLRLGPLGTALAATGGPRVLLIDEIDKSDIDLPNDLLVVLEEGEFEIPELARLPEHQQTADVLATGSRERVRVQRGVVSCAHFPVVVMTSNGEREFPPAFLRRCVRLDLGDPGEAKLRDIVRQNLGDEALAQADDLIRDFLRRAATQSLATDQLLAAVHLRVTGADLGREELLSAVLHRLDEAFPA from the coding sequence GTGCCGCAACCGCCCGCACCCGAACCCGGCGCCCCCAGCACAGCCACCGAGGACTGGTGGGTGTTCCGTGGCCCGGCCGAGCTGCCCGAGCCGCCGCCCTGGCGCCGCTTCCCCGCCTCCGCGCGGCTCCCGCAGGCACGGCGCCACCTCATGAGCGCGGACGAGATCTCCGTGGTCAACGCCGCCCTCCATCTGCGTCGTCCGCTCCTCGTCACGGGCCGCCCCGGCACCGGCAAGAGCTCACTGGCGCGCGCCGTCGCCGAGGACCTCGGACTCGGCGAGGTGCTGCGCTGGTCGGTGAACAGCCGCTCCACGCTGGCGGACGCGCTCTACCGCTACGACGCCGTCGGGCGGCTGCGCGAAGCCTCGCTCCAGCGGGAGCGCGAACCCGCTCGCGGCGCGGCCCGTCGCCTGCGCCGCCGCACCGGAGCGGGCCCGGACATCGGGAACTACCTGCGCCTCGGCCCGCTCGGCACGGCGCTCGCCGCCACCGGCGGCCCCCGGGTCCTGCTCATCGACGAGATCGACAAGTCCGACATCGACCTGCCCAACGACCTTCTGGTGGTCCTGGAGGAGGGCGAGTTCGAGATCCCCGAGCTCGCCCGGCTGCCCGAACACCAGCAGACGGCCGACGTCCTCGCCACCGGCAGCCGGGAACGCGTCCGCGTCCAGCGCGGTGTCGTCTCGTGCGCCCACTTCCCCGTCGTCGTGATGACCAGCAACGGAGAGCGGGAGTTCCCGCCCGCCTTCCTCCGCCGCTGTGTCCGGCTCGATCTGGGCGACCCCGGCGAGGCGAAGCTGCGCGACATCGTGCGGCAGAACCTGGGCGACGAGGCACTCGCCCAGGCCGACGACCTGATCCGCGACTTCCTGCGCCGGGCCGCCACGCAGAGCCTGGCGACGGACCAGCTGCTCGCCGCGGTCCACCTCCGGGTCACCGGCGCCGATCTCGGGCGCGAGGAACTGCTGTCGGCGGTCCTGCACCGGCTGGACGAGGCGTTCCCCGCGTGA
- a CDS encoding VMAP-C domain-containing protein — MPPYVNPDPADALLHQAFVSVLGPAGPVGAAVLIGPRQVLTCAHVVNSALGRDRFDPGPPSRAETLTLLLPHVDRQRALTGRVVPETWRPPRSRPAPGRPEPPAAGSLPYYGDLVVLELDAEAPPGAEPAPFLPHREGNEVVALWASGHALPTVRAVPRASAHPWIALDVLGGRVAEGFSGGPLWDRDRQAVVGLVVASHEPPGRPAPDGSDPVAHRHGPPAAMYAIGLSSIEAELPDLPPVAVPAAGRGRQQLVGMLEQLLSSRRQVVQCEERLSARLHRRSAGAAVDVERLAGLAMGVRRGVPELLDIVYDDLAEARPGGAAGAADWQRMLGIARIVSPRERLSLGRRRNLNALLAACAAIDADVLLRKVLPYADDTPVPVDLADATAILEGYDAPAGQPMPPLLQGVVHIGVHERAAGGELADDLDAWVRSAAPRLGVAPAAVDQFRADAVTTLQAASAHAAAAGARARRRTAPPRVQVELLPVPPGHLFAYQIWVWSEDGRHEVVLTEDTGVPSHQVVEAIRRVLRTEVREDPETALLEFFVSPAWMRLDVDAWEFPSDAEDSGFYPGITRRVVLRSSERTRETYASWKRRSSALPTSPRLLLDARSADPAVARARLEVSPEAGIVVVSCDQQLQGRVLRQCIEAGVHTVLWHREDHGERIATDLLALVEDVDHTEIPEVVRLERAKAVADPDCPTHHGRRLSLLHDGPDHRPPPLAPDPWALTQP, encoded by the coding sequence ATGCCACCGTACGTGAATCCCGACCCGGCCGACGCCCTGCTGCACCAGGCGTTCGTGTCGGTCCTCGGCCCGGCCGGGCCGGTCGGCGCGGCCGTCCTGATCGGCCCTCGACAGGTCCTGACCTGCGCGCACGTGGTGAACAGCGCGCTGGGGCGCGACCGTTTCGACCCCGGGCCGCCGTCACGCGCCGAGACGCTCACCCTGCTGCTGCCGCACGTCGACCGGCAGCGGGCCCTGACCGGCCGGGTGGTGCCGGAGACATGGCGGCCGCCACGCTCCCGTCCGGCGCCCGGGCGACCGGAGCCGCCGGCCGCCGGCTCGCTCCCGTACTACGGCGACCTGGTGGTCCTCGAACTCGACGCCGAGGCCCCACCGGGCGCCGAACCCGCTCCCTTCCTCCCGCACCGGGAGGGCAACGAGGTCGTGGCGCTCTGGGCCAGCGGCCACGCCCTGCCCACCGTGCGAGCGGTGCCCCGGGCCTCCGCCCACCCGTGGATCGCCCTGGACGTCCTCGGCGGGAGGGTCGCGGAGGGGTTCAGCGGCGGGCCCCTCTGGGACCGGGACCGGCAGGCGGTCGTCGGCCTCGTCGTGGCCTCCCACGAACCGCCCGGCCGCCCCGCGCCGGACGGCTCCGATCCGGTGGCGCACCGGCACGGACCGCCCGCCGCCATGTACGCCATCGGTCTGTCGTCCATCGAGGCCGAGCTGCCCGACCTGCCGCCCGTCGCGGTCCCGGCCGCGGGTCGTGGCCGTCAGCAACTCGTCGGCATGCTGGAGCAGTTGCTCTCCTCCCGCCGCCAGGTCGTTCAGTGCGAGGAGCGGCTCTCCGCACGGCTCCACCGACGGTCGGCCGGAGCCGCCGTGGACGTCGAACGGCTCGCGGGACTCGCCATGGGCGTGCGCCGGGGCGTGCCCGAACTCCTCGACATCGTCTACGACGACCTCGCCGAAGCGCGGCCCGGCGGGGCTGCCGGGGCCGCCGACTGGCAGCGGATGCTGGGCATCGCCAGGATCGTCAGCCCCCGCGAGCGCCTCTCGCTCGGCCGCCGCCGCAACCTCAACGCGCTGCTCGCCGCCTGCGCCGCGATCGACGCGGACGTGCTGCTGCGCAAGGTGCTCCCGTACGCGGACGACACACCGGTCCCGGTCGACCTCGCGGACGCGACGGCCATCCTGGAGGGCTACGACGCGCCCGCGGGCCAGCCCATGCCCCCGCTGCTCCAAGGCGTCGTCCACATCGGCGTGCACGAGCGGGCGGCCGGCGGAGAGCTCGCCGACGACCTGGACGCCTGGGTGCGCAGCGCGGCACCCCGCCTGGGCGTGGCACCGGCGGCGGTCGACCAGTTCCGGGCCGACGCCGTCACGACCCTGCAGGCCGCCTCCGCGCACGCCGCGGCGGCCGGCGCCCGCGCCCGGAGGCGCACGGCCCCACCCCGGGTGCAGGTGGAGCTCCTCCCCGTACCGCCGGGCCACCTCTTCGCGTACCAGATCTGGGTGTGGAGCGAGGACGGCCGTCACGAGGTCGTGCTGACCGAGGACACGGGGGTCCCGAGCCACCAGGTGGTGGAGGCCATCAGGCGGGTCCTGCGCACGGAGGTGCGGGAGGACCCGGAGACCGCCCTCCTCGAGTTCTTCGTGTCGCCCGCGTGGATGCGGCTCGACGTGGACGCGTGGGAGTTCCCGAGCGACGCCGAGGACAGCGGCTTCTACCCCGGCATCACCCGCCGCGTGGTGCTGCGCAGCTCGGAGCGGACACGCGAGACGTACGCGTCGTGGAAGCGGCGCAGCAGTGCGCTGCCGACCTCGCCCCGGCTGCTCCTCGACGCGCGCAGCGCCGATCCGGCCGTCGCGCGCGCCCGGCTCGAAGTGAGCCCGGAGGCCGGGATCGTCGTCGTGAGCTGCGACCAGCAGCTGCAGGGGCGAGTGCTGCGCCAGTGCATCGAGGCCGGGGTGCACACGGTGCTGTGGCACCGCGAGGACCACGGCGAGCGGATCGCGACCGATCTGCTGGCCCTGGTGGAGGACGTCGACCACACCGAGATCCCGGAGGTCGTCCGGCTGGAACGGGCCAAGGCGGTGGCCGACCCCGACTGCCCCACCCACCACGGCCGGCGCCTGTCGCTGCTGCACGACGGCCCCGACCACCGGCCCCCGCCCCTCGCTCCCGACCCCTGGGCCCTCACCCAGCCGTGA
- a CDS encoding CU044_2847 family protein, protein MGDVRLTFDDGSVVRLHLAPAGAGADGTPGSTPAPGGPGAGADGELALPDEFGSARPVSADGRAAQALTRSGEALTQALRPLGGVLGGIHRSFSQFAQRPDEVTVEFGVTLGSDLSLGVFSGSGEASFTVSATWNLAGGSASPDAAGTADATPAPAPAPTPGQANGS, encoded by the coding sequence ATGGGGGACGTGAGACTCACTTTCGACGACGGCTCCGTCGTGCGCCTGCACCTCGCACCGGCAGGCGCCGGGGCCGACGGGACACCCGGATCCACGCCCGCCCCCGGCGGGCCCGGTGCCGGAGCCGACGGCGAGCTGGCCCTGCCGGACGAGTTCGGTTCGGCCCGGCCGGTCAGCGCCGACGGGCGTGCCGCGCAGGCCCTGACACGGAGCGGCGAGGCCCTGACTCAGGCCCTGCGTCCGCTGGGCGGCGTCCTGGGCGGCATCCACCGCAGCTTCTCGCAGTTCGCGCAGCGCCCGGACGAGGTCACCGTCGAGTTCGGTGTCACGCTCGGCAGCGACCTGAGCCTGGGGGTCTTCTCCGGCAGCGGAGAGGCCAGCTTCACCGTCTCCGCCACCTGGAACCTGGCGGGCGGGTCCGCCTCCCCCGACGCCGCCGGCACGGCCGACGCCACACCCGCACCCGCACCCGCACCCACACCCGGCCAGGCGAACGGCTCCTGA
- a CDS encoding PadR family transcriptional regulator: protein MALEHAILVSLLEKPGSGYELARRFERSIGYFWTATHQQIYRVLKRMENDGWVAARDVPQQGRPDKREYSVADLGRAALSSWLHEPIEPESVRHDLAVKIRGAAFDDPAALVTEVRRHRAAHEERLARYLVGEERDFTGADARAAAMTDAERELQHAVLRGGIAYERMMLAWLDDVLATLARFGPER, encoded by the coding sequence ATGGCGCTCGAACACGCGATCCTCGTCTCCCTGCTGGAGAAGCCGGGCTCCGGCTACGAGCTGGCCCGGCGCTTCGAGCGGTCCATCGGATACTTCTGGACCGCCACCCACCAGCAGATCTACCGCGTGCTCAAGCGCATGGAGAACGACGGCTGGGTCGCGGCCCGGGACGTGCCGCAGCAGGGGCGGCCGGACAAGCGGGAGTACTCGGTCGCCGACCTCGGCCGGGCCGCGCTCTCCTCGTGGCTGCACGAGCCGATCGAGCCCGAGAGCGTCCGGCACGACCTCGCCGTCAAGATCCGCGGCGCCGCCTTCGACGACCCGGCCGCCCTCGTCACCGAGGTACGGCGGCACCGGGCGGCCCACGAGGAACGGCTCGCCCGGTACCTCGTGGGCGAGGAGCGGGACTTCACCGGCGCCGACGCGCGCGCCGCCGCGATGACCGACGCCGAGCGGGAGCTCCAGCACGCCGTGCTGCGCGGCGGCATCGCGTACGAGCGGATGATGCTCGCGTGGCTCGACGACGTCCTCGCCACGCTCGCGCGCTTCGGCCCCGAGCGCTGA
- a CDS encoding acyl-CoA dehydrogenase family protein, with product MADPLLFNPRTYDPAHFDPETRRLLRATVDWFEERGKRRLIEDYRTRAWLGDFLAFAAKENLFATFLTPSAAADGDADKRWDTARIAALNEILGFYGLDYWYAWQVTILGLGPVWQSDNAAARARAAELLAQGEVFAFGLSEKAHGADIYSTDMLLEPDGQGGFRATGSKYYIGNGNAAGLVSVFGRRTDVEGPDGYVFFAADSRHPAYHLVKNVVDSSKFVSEFRLEDYPVTAEDVLHTGRAAFDAALNTVNVGKFNLCTASIGICEHAMYEAVTHAQNRILYGRPVTAFPHVRRELTDAYVRLVGMKQFSDRAVDYFRSAGPDDRRYLLFNPMTKMKVTTEGEKVIDLLWDVIAAKGFEKDNYFAQAAVEIRGLPKLEGTVHVNLALILKFMRNHLLDPVGYEPVPTRLDAADDTFLFRQGPARGLGSVRFHDWRAAYDAYAHLPNVARFREQADALCAFVTTAAPDEAQSRDLDLLLAVGQLFALVVHGQLVLEQAALTTLDEDVLDELFAVLVRDFSAHAVELHGKESATEQQQRWALDAVRRPVVDEARTGRVWQRVEALSGTYEMAP from the coding sequence ATGGCCGACCCGCTGCTGTTCAACCCGCGCACCTACGACCCCGCGCACTTCGACCCGGAGACCCGCCGCCTGCTGCGCGCCACCGTCGACTGGTTCGAGGAGCGCGGCAAGCGCCGTCTGATCGAGGACTACCGGACCCGGGCCTGGCTCGGCGACTTCCTCGCCTTCGCCGCCAAGGAGAACCTGTTCGCGACCTTCCTCACCCCGTCCGCCGCCGCGGACGGTGACGCGGACAAGCGCTGGGACACCGCCCGGATCGCCGCCCTCAACGAGATCCTCGGCTTCTACGGCCTGGACTACTGGTACGCCTGGCAGGTCACCATCCTCGGCCTCGGCCCGGTCTGGCAGAGCGACAACGCCGCCGCCCGCGCCCGCGCCGCCGAACTGCTCGCACAGGGCGAGGTGTTCGCCTTCGGCCTCTCCGAGAAGGCGCACGGCGCGGACATCTACTCCACCGACATGCTCCTGGAGCCCGACGGCCAGGGCGGCTTCCGGGCCACCGGCTCCAAGTACTACATCGGCAACGGCAACGCCGCCGGACTCGTCTCCGTCTTCGGCCGCCGCACCGACGTCGAGGGCCCGGACGGCTACGTCTTCTTCGCCGCCGACAGCCGCCACCCGGCGTACCACCTGGTCAAGAACGTCGTCGACTCCTCCAAGTTCGTCAGCGAGTTCCGCCTGGAGGACTACCCGGTCACCGCCGAGGACGTCCTGCACACCGGCCGCGCCGCCTTCGACGCCGCCCTCAACACCGTCAACGTCGGCAAGTTCAACCTGTGCACCGCCTCGATCGGCATCTGCGAGCACGCGATGTACGAGGCCGTCACCCACGCCCAGAACCGCATCCTCTACGGCCGCCCCGTCACCGCCTTCCCGCACGTGCGGCGCGAGCTGACCGACGCGTACGTCCGCCTCGTCGGCATGAAGCAGTTCAGCGACCGCGCCGTCGACTACTTCCGCTCCGCCGGCCCCGACGACCGCCGCTACCTCCTCTTCAACCCGATGACGAAGATGAAGGTGACCACCGAGGGCGAGAAGGTCATCGACCTCCTGTGGGACGTCATCGCCGCGAAGGGCTTCGAGAAGGACAACTACTTCGCCCAGGCGGCCGTCGAGATCCGCGGCCTGCCCAAGCTGGAGGGCACGGTCCACGTCAACCTGGCCCTGATCCTCAAGTTCATGCGCAACCACCTGCTCGACCCGGTCGGATACGAGCCCGTCCCGACCCGCCTCGACGCCGCGGACGACACCTTCCTCTTCCGCCAGGGCCCGGCCCGCGGCCTGGGCTCGGTGCGCTTCCACGACTGGCGCGCCGCCTACGACGCGTACGCGCACCTCCCCAACGTCGCCCGCTTCCGCGAACAGGCCGACGCCCTCTGCGCGTTCGTCACCACGGCCGCCCCGGACGAGGCGCAGAGCCGCGACCTGGACCTGCTCCTCGCCGTCGGCCAGCTCTTCGCGCTCGTCGTCCACGGCCAGCTGGTCCTGGAGCAGGCCGCCCTGACCACCCTCGACGAGGACGTCCTCGACGAGCTGTTCGCCGTCCTCGTACGGGACTTCTCCGCCCACGCCGTCGAGCTGCACGGCAAGGAGTCGGCGACCGAGCAGCAGCAGCGCTGGGCCCTGGACGCCGTCCGCCGCCCGGTCGTCGACGAGGCCCGCACGGGCCGCGTGTGGCAGCGTGTGGAGGCGCTGTCGGGGACGTACGAGATGGCCCCGTAG
- a CDS encoding serine/threonine-protein kinase: protein MSTSEDGRALIDGRFRLLSRLGSGGMGTVWRARDTALDRVVALKEVRPPDPAAEEAQPGLAAQMRERAVREAQALARLSHPHVVTIHHIVEPRDGSHPWIVMELVEGRSVHERLDEGPMPVPEVLALGRQVLSALRAAHAAGIQHRDVKPANVLLRRDGSAVLTDFGIAALDEATTRLTASGDLIGSADFIAPERVRGEEGNPASDLWSLGMLLYVAAEGHHPLRRATSLATVVAVLNDPIPHPVRSGALAPVLARLLVRDPALRPGGAELERLLADAEAGAPAVPGPAAGAFGPPPGAFGPADAHPAYAHPAYGPPTPAAAPRAPLASRRRAVLVAVSIVLAVAAVGVVVDKGGLLDLGGSGNGGGKGGATPWWTPAPDTAGTATGTAETQGGTLLTPANVRAVIEAFRKAGGSTTMKELTIHEEYALASIPTRPGAKTYDRYEFRDGVARKTGPGGTLYGGAAADDPFDVSAMAWDDLPALMKRGERELKVERPTLRYVVIDRWTFNDDRPTLRYYLINEYNAVGYFVVDSSGKVVASHPTS, encoded by the coding sequence ATGAGTACGAGTGAGGACGGCAGAGCTCTGATCGACGGCCGGTTCCGGCTGCTGTCCCGGCTGGGCAGCGGCGGCATGGGCACCGTATGGCGCGCACGCGACACCGCCCTGGACCGTGTGGTCGCCCTCAAGGAGGTCCGCCCGCCCGACCCCGCCGCCGAGGAGGCGCAGCCCGGACTCGCCGCGCAGATGCGCGAACGGGCCGTCCGCGAGGCCCAGGCCCTCGCCCGGCTCTCCCATCCGCACGTCGTCACGATCCACCACATCGTCGAGCCCCGGGACGGCTCGCACCCCTGGATCGTCATGGAGCTCGTCGAAGGCCGCTCCGTGCACGAACGCCTCGACGAGGGCCCGATGCCCGTCCCCGAGGTGCTCGCCCTCGGACGCCAGGTCCTCTCCGCCCTGCGCGCCGCCCACGCCGCGGGCATCCAGCACCGCGACGTGAAGCCCGCCAACGTCCTGCTCCGCCGCGACGGCAGCGCCGTCCTCACGGACTTCGGCATCGCCGCGCTCGACGAGGCGACCACCCGGCTCACCGCCTCCGGCGACCTGATCGGCTCGGCCGACTTCATCGCCCCGGAGCGGGTGCGGGGCGAGGAGGGCAACCCGGCCTCCGACCTGTGGTCGCTCGGCATGCTCCTGTACGTCGCCGCCGAGGGCCACCACCCGCTGCGCCGCGCCACCAGCCTCGCCACCGTCGTCGCCGTGCTCAACGACCCGATCCCGCACCCCGTCAGGTCCGGCGCGCTGGCACCCGTACTCGCGCGGCTCCTCGTACGGGACCCGGCGCTGCGGCCCGGGGGAGCGGAGCTGGAGCGGCTCCTCGCCGACGCCGAGGCGGGTGCGCCGGCCGTGCCCGGACCGGCGGCAGGGGCCTTCGGTCCGCCGCCCGGGGCCTTCGGCCCGGCGGACGCCCACCCGGCGTACGCCCACCCGGCCTACGGCCCGCCGACGCCGGCCGCCGCGCCCCGCGCACCCCTCGCGTCGCGCCGCCGCGCCGTGCTCGTCGCCGTGTCGATCGTCCTGGCGGTCGCGGCAGTGGGCGTGGTGGTCGACAAGGGCGGCCTCCTCGACCTCGGCGGAAGCGGGAACGGCGGCGGGAAGGGCGGCGCGACACCCTGGTGGACCCCGGCCCCCGACACCGCCGGCACCGCGACCGGGACCGCCGAGACCCAGGGCGGCACCCTCCTCACCCCGGCCAACGTCCGGGCCGTCATCGAGGCCTTCCGCAAGGCCGGCGGCTCCACCACGATGAAGGAGCTGACGATCCACGAGGAGTACGCCCTGGCCTCCATCCCCACCCGGCCCGGGGCGAAGACCTACGACCGCTACGAGTTCCGCGACGGAGTCGCCCGGAAGACCGGCCCCGGGGGCACCCTCTACGGCGGAGCGGCCGCCGACGACCCGTTCGACGTCTCCGCCATGGCCTGGGACGACCTTCCCGCCCTGATGAAGCGCGGCGAACGCGAACTGAAGGTGGAGCGGCCGACCTTGCGCTACGTCGTGATCGACCGCTGGACCTTCAACGACGATCGCCCGACCCTGCGCTACTACCTCATCAACGAGTACAACGCGGTCGGCTACTTCGTCGTCGACAGCAGCGGCAAGGTCGTGGCGAGCCACCCGACCTCCTGA
- a CDS encoding phospholipase D-like domain-containing protein, whose translation MIPIFTAVHRRIGAALLLASALLLPGTGTAVAVDPVPIATGAVFNNPKGTAAEQNAVKDHIIGAVRATEPGRLIRAALYALTDQGYTDALADAHARGVNVRVVLDAKYSDSAAAKSLIGALGTDKSAQSWVDVCTAGGACIAAGGVNPINHNKFFTFSRVGAVAGVGEDVVIQASANQTAVNTAKYWNNAYTVVGNTDLYTAYVNYFNDLAAGVKNANYYTTAKVGTEKYYFFPQQTGDVIVDVLNNVSCTGNTTVGTATHRSIVRVAAFALHRDAVADALVSLAAQGCSVQIVYAESNEVATLKGRAGITLKQLNTADGYLLHSKYLLVEGNYAGHPDTKWTFTGSHNLDESSLRENDEALLRLEGDAPHDAYAGNFASLLTYAVPAV comes from the coding sequence GTGATTCCGATCTTCACAGCAGTACACCGGCGCATAGGCGCGGCCCTCCTGCTCGCCTCCGCGCTGCTCCTGCCCGGCACCGGCACCGCGGTCGCGGTGGACCCGGTGCCGATCGCCACCGGAGCGGTCTTCAACAACCCGAAGGGGACGGCGGCGGAGCAGAACGCCGTCAAGGACCACATCATCGGAGCGGTCCGCGCCACCGAACCCGGCCGCCTCATCCGCGCCGCCCTGTACGCGCTGACCGACCAGGGCTACACGGACGCCCTCGCCGACGCGCACGCGCGGGGCGTGAACGTCCGGGTCGTGCTGGACGCGAAGTACAGCGACTCGGCCGCCGCGAAGTCCCTGATCGGCGCGCTGGGCACGGACAAGTCGGCGCAGTCCTGGGTCGACGTCTGCACGGCGGGCGGCGCCTGCATCGCCGCGGGCGGCGTGAACCCGATCAACCACAACAAGTTCTTCACCTTCTCGCGGGTCGGCGCCGTGGCGGGCGTCGGGGAGGACGTGGTGATCCAGGCCTCCGCCAACCAGACCGCGGTGAACACGGCGAAGTACTGGAACAACGCGTACACCGTCGTCGGCAACACCGACCTGTACACGGCGTACGTGAACTACTTCAACGACCTCGCCGCGGGCGTCAAGAACGCGAACTACTACACCACCGCCAAGGTCGGCACCGAGAAGTACTACTTCTTCCCGCAGCAGACGGGTGACGTGATCGTCGACGTCCTGAACAACGTCTCCTGCACCGGCAACACCACGGTCGGCACCGCCACCCACCGCTCCATCGTCCGCGTCGCCGCCTTCGCCCTCCACCGCGACGCCGTCGCCGACGCGCTCGTCTCCCTGGCGGCCCAGGGCTGCTCGGTCCAGATCGTGTACGCCGAGAGCAACGAGGTCGCCACGCTGAAGGGCCGCGCCGGCATCACCCTGAAGCAGCTGAACACCGCCGACGGCTACCTGCTCCACTCCAAGTACCTTTTGGTCGAGGGCAACTACGCGGGCCACCCCGACACCAAGTGGACCTTCACCGGCTCCCACAACCTGGACGAGTCGTCGCTGCGCGAGAACGACGAGGCACTGCTCCGCCTGGAGGGCGACGCGCCGCACGACGCGTACGCGGGGAACTTCGCGTCGCTGCTGACGTACGCGGTGCCGGCGGTCTGA